DNA sequence from the Marinilongibacter aquaticus genome:
AGAACGTTGGATCACTGCATCAAAATTGGCTTCTGCTTTAGAAACGGTGATGCCGTAGTCTTCGGCATGTTGAATGTAGTTGAATACCTGAGCCGATTTCAACAAGGCTTTGGTAGGAATACAACCCCAGTTTAGGCAAATGCCACCAAGGCTTTCCTTTTCTACAATAGCGGCTTTCAATCCCAATTGAGAGGCCCTAATTGCTGTTACATACCCGCCTGGGCCACTACCCAACACGATCACATCATATTGTGCCATATAGTTTTCTAATTTCGGTTTTAAAATCTAAGCCCAAAAATAAGGAAAAATAAGTGAGTATGATGAATTCAAGAGGAATTGGAGGCCATGCCAGAACACAAAGGCAAAAATTGATTAATTTGGGAGCCGTTTATCAACCCTGACTTCATGAAGAAATTAATTATTCCTGTTTTTCTGGCGGCTTCCCTTTTTTCCTGTGAGCAAAAGCAATCGCAGAGTTACGAAAAATGGACAAATTATGGTGGAACAAAGGACGCCTCAAGGTACTCCTCTCTTGCCGAAATCAACAAGGAAAATGTAAAGCAGCTCGAGGTGGCTTGGGAATACCACTCGGGCGATGCCACCGAAAAATCCCAGATTCAATGCCAGCCCATTGTGGTAGATTCTTTGATTTACGGCACCACGCCTAAGTTGAATTTGGTGGCCTTGCATGTGGCGACAGGCCGCGAAGTCTGGCGTTTCGACCCTTTTGAAGTGCTCGGCGGAGAAAACTCTTGGGCGGGTACAAACAGAGGAGTAGCCTATTTTCCGGATGAAAACGGGGGACGTATTTTCTTTTGTGCCGGTAGTTTTCTGCTTTGCGTTAATGCCCGAACCGGGCGAGCCATTGAGGATTTTGGACAAGGAGGCAAAGTGGATTTGCAACTCGGTTTATCCGATGATCCGGAAAGGAAATTTTTGGTGGTTTCGAATACCCCCGGAATCGTGTACAAAGACAAGATAATCGTGGGCATGCGTCTTTCAGAGGGGCTCGATGCCGCTCCGGGTTATGTACGAGCCTACAATGTGCACAGTGGCAAGCAGGAATGGGTATTTCATACGATTCCGAAAAAAGGAGAGAAAGGATACGAAACCTGGGACTCTGAATACATCGACAAAATCGGTGGAGCGAACAACTGGTCGGGCATGTCTTTGGACGAAAAAAGAGGGCTAGTGTTTGTACCTACGGGCTCGGCCACATATGATTTTTGGGGTGGATACAGAAAAGGCGACAACCTGTTTGCGAATTCCTTGATCGCCTTAAATGCAGAAACTGGAGAAAGGGTTTGGCATTATCAAATCGTGCACCACGATGTGTGGGATCGTGACTTGCCGGCAAACCCAAATTTGCTGACAATCAAAAAAGAAGGAAAGGAAATCGATGCCGTAGCTCAAATAACCAAACACGGCTTCATTTATGTTTTCGACCGCGAGACCGGAAAGCCCATTTTCCCAATTGAAGAAAAGGCTATTCCTCAATCGAAAATGGAGGGTGAATTTGGCTCCGCAACACAGCCCATTCCCAGTTTGCCAGAGCCTTTTGCCCGACAAACCATTTCGGATAAGGACATTTTAAACCTCACTCCCGAATTGCACGAAGAGGCCAAAGCTCTTTTTGGGCAAGCCGATTACGGAAACATGTGGTTTTCGCCGAATCAAGAAAAGCCATTCGTTTTGTTGCCCGGTTTTGATGGCGGTGGCGAATGGGGCGGAGCGGCCGTAGATCCAGAATCGAATATTTTGTACGTGAATTCCAATGAAATGCCTTGGTACGTGGAAATGGAAAAAAACGAGGCTTCTGGGAAGAAAATGACGGGAAGTGGCTTATATGCAAACAATTGTGCGAATTGTCATGGAGCAGATCGAAAGGGAAACAATTCGGCTTTTCCCTCTTTGGTTAATATCAAAGAGAAGTACAGGAAATCCGAAGTGTTGGGCATTTTGAAATCGGGGAGAGGCGGAATGCCGTCTTTTGCTCATTTGTCTGAAGCCGAAAGAAATGCAGTGGCTGATTTTCTTTTGGGATTGGAAAACGATTCGGATAAAAAGGAATTGGAAGGCGGAGAGGCCAAATTGGTTTCGCCATATCTGATGAAGGGTTACAGGAAAATGTTGACGAAAGCGGGCTACCCAGCGATTAATCCACCATGGGGAAATTTGACGGCGGTAGACCTGAATTCGGGAAAAATTGTTTGGCAGTCGGTTTTGGGCGAGTTCCCGGAATTGACGGCCCAGGGCTTTCCGGCGACAGGACGTGAAAACTACGGCG
Encoded proteins:
- a CDS encoding outer membrane protein assembly factor BamB family protein; the encoded protein is MKKLIIPVFLAASLFSCEQKQSQSYEKWTNYGGTKDASRYSSLAEINKENVKQLEVAWEYHSGDATEKSQIQCQPIVVDSLIYGTTPKLNLVALHVATGREVWRFDPFEVLGGENSWAGTNRGVAYFPDENGGRIFFCAGSFLLCVNARTGRAIEDFGQGGKVDLQLGLSDDPERKFLVVSNTPGIVYKDKIIVGMRLSEGLDAAPGYVRAYNVHSGKQEWVFHTIPKKGEKGYETWDSEYIDKIGGANNWSGMSLDEKRGLVFVPTGSATYDFWGGYRKGDNLFANSLIALNAETGERVWHYQIVHHDVWDRDLPANPNLLTIKKEGKEIDAVAQITKHGFIYVFDRETGKPIFPIEEKAIPQSKMEGEFGSATQPIPSLPEPFARQTISDKDILNLTPELHEEAKALFGQADYGNMWFSPNQEKPFVLLPGFDGGGEWGGAAVDPESNILYVNSNEMPWYVEMEKNEASGKKMTGSGLYANNCANCHGADRKGNNSAFPSLVNIKEKYRKSEVLGILKSGRGGMPSFAHLSEAERNAVADFLLGLENDSDKKELEGGEAKLVSPYLMKGYRKMLTKAGYPAINPPWGNLTAVDLNSGKIVWQSVLGEFPELTAQGFPATGRENYGGPVVTKGGLVFIAATEDEMIRAFDKDTGEILWQHKLPFGGHATPAVYKWEGKQYIVIACGGGKSDRSGDMYVAFALP